The following are from one region of the Stigmatella ashevillena genome:
- a CDS encoding SDR family NAD(P)-dependent oxidoreductase, whose protein sequence is MTTPKKTAVVTGASRGIGREVALAFIREGYDVWALARSAEALEELRKEAGEALRPLAVDVANEAAVLEACRTVLQAGAPRVLVNNAGITLSAPLTKTRTEDLNRVMAVNVTAPFIFCRELIPAMVAAGGGRVISIGSITATRGARYTSAYCASKHALLGMTRALAVEYARKGVTVNQVNPGWVETDMFSSAVGSITQATGRTQEQAREALAAMNAMGRIILPQEVAAVCLFLASEAAAGVTGAAYAIDGGEPG, encoded by the coding sequence ATGACGACTCCCAAGAAGACAGCTGTGGTGACGGGTGCCAGCCGGGGCATTGGCCGGGAAGTGGCGCTGGCCTTCATCCGCGAGGGCTATGACGTGTGGGCACTGGCCCGCTCGGCGGAGGCCCTGGAGGAACTGCGCAAGGAGGCGGGCGAAGCCCTGCGCCCGCTGGCGGTGGACGTGGCGAACGAAGCCGCCGTGCTGGAGGCCTGCCGCACGGTGCTCCAGGCCGGAGCGCCCCGGGTGCTGGTGAACAACGCGGGCATCACCCTGTCGGCCCCCCTGACGAAGACACGCACGGAGGATTTGAACCGCGTCATGGCGGTGAACGTGACGGCGCCCTTCATCTTCTGCCGCGAGCTGATTCCCGCGATGGTGGCGGCAGGCGGAGGACGCGTCATCAGCATCGGCTCCATCACGGCGACACGCGGGGCCCGTTACACCTCCGCCTACTGCGCCTCGAAGCACGCCCTGCTCGGCATGACGCGGGCGCTGGCGGTGGAGTACGCGCGCAAGGGCGTGACGGTGAATCAGGTGAACCCGGGCTGGGTGGAGACGGACATGTTCTCCTCCGCCGTGGGCAGCATCACCCAGGCCACCGGGCGTACCCAGGAGCAGGCGCGCGAGGCGCTCGCGGCGATGAACGCCATGGGCCGGATCATCCTGCCCCAGGAAGTGGCCGCCGTGTGCCTCTTCCTGGCCTCGGAGGCCGCTGCGGGAGTCACCGGGGCGGCGTACGCCATCGACGGCGGCGAGCCGGGCTGA
- a CDS encoding outer membrane protein assembly factor BamB family protein, with protein MGWTWSVVAGLCVLAGCAPEDAGSPLTESGTPSLPPSEAPGSLLAPEEEPDSQSLSSCSGAEGTAKLAWSYVPREERALEFTGTMDAEGNLYATECPRFWDVSEDGPLEQRICEVLSFTRDGATRYRRTLSGTEYVHVDLISGGRLYGTFDRATPRVSALSAVDGSVLWTAPLSPLLAAGCSWAWVSAPVLAQSNLVVAVHAYGTSATCNALIALDAATGEVSWQVNTPQRLSQPIADAQGHLYTSTFDWGREQTDVLSYTADGTPRWKATRAGHREPLAVNGGTLLLSSEELADADTGAFRAVLAVVGIPHYRSEGELPFGPYPHGNVALGGKDLLALADGRCTGPSCPTEPHVSGQFFYGVDATDGALRWTLPVGGSPSAPLLTARGTLLLVDRPVPEDCEFGCQGEDSYFDSYLHEFSQEGQELAACKLQGQAPFVTPPALHQGRLFLGARLNWDAGNDSTVFLGLQAYELAAPTGPALSGWVTEGGGNGREGQPR; from the coding sequence ATGGGTTGGACGTGGAGCGTGGTGGCGGGACTCTGTGTGCTGGCGGGCTGCGCTCCAGAAGATGCGGGCTCTCCGCTGACGGAAAGTGGCACTCCGTCCCTTCCCCCCTCCGAAGCGCCGGGGAGTCTGCTGGCGCCCGAAGAGGAGCCGGACAGCCAATCCCTCTCGTCCTGCTCAGGCGCCGAGGGAACAGCCAAGCTCGCTTGGTCCTACGTGCCTCGCGAGGAGCGCGCGCTCGAGTTCACCGGCACGATGGACGCCGAGGGAAACCTCTACGCCACGGAGTGTCCCCGCTTCTGGGACGTGTCGGAGGACGGCCCCCTCGAGCAACGCATTTGCGAGGTCCTCTCGTTCACCCGGGACGGCGCCACACGGTACCGGCGGACCCTTTCGGGGACGGAGTACGTGCACGTGGATCTCATCTCCGGCGGGCGTCTCTATGGGACGTTCGATCGGGCCACGCCCCGCGTCTCGGCACTGTCGGCGGTGGATGGCAGCGTCCTGTGGACGGCTCCCCTCTCGCCCCTGCTCGCGGCGGGGTGCAGTTGGGCCTGGGTCTCCGCCCCCGTCCTTGCCCAGTCCAACCTCGTGGTCGCCGTGCACGCCTATGGCACAAGCGCGACGTGCAACGCGCTGATCGCCCTGGACGCGGCCACGGGCGAAGTCTCCTGGCAGGTGAACACCCCCCAGCGCCTCTCCCAGCCCATCGCCGATGCGCAGGGCCACCTCTACACGTCCACCTTTGACTGGGGCCGTGAGCAGACCGACGTGCTCTCCTATACGGCGGATGGGACGCCCCGGTGGAAGGCAACGCGGGCGGGGCACCGTGAGCCCCTCGCCGTGAACGGCGGAACGCTGCTGCTCTCGAGCGAGGAGCTCGCGGATGCCGACACGGGGGCCTTCCGGGCCGTGCTGGCGGTGGTCGGTATCCCCCATTACCGCTCCGAGGGAGAGCTTCCCTTCGGTCCTTACCCGCACGGCAACGTGGCGCTCGGTGGCAAGGACCTGCTGGCCCTCGCGGACGGCCGGTGCACGGGGCCCTCATGCCCCACGGAGCCCCACGTGAGCGGCCAGTTCTTCTATGGCGTGGATGCGACGGATGGCGCGCTCCGGTGGACGCTGCCCGTGGGGGGCTCGCCTTCCGCGCCCCTGCTCACCGCCCGGGGCACGCTCCTGCTGGTGGATCGGCCCGTCCCGGAGGACTGCGAGTTCGGGTGCCAGGGCGAGGATTCGTACTTCGACTCCTACCTGCACGAGTTCTCCCAGGAGGGCCAGGAGCTGGCGGCCTGCAAGCTTCAGGGTCAGGCGCCGTTCGTGACGCCCCCCGCGCTCCACCAGGGCCGGCTGTTCCTGGGCGCCAGGCTCAACTGGGATGCGGGCAATGACAGCACCGTCTTCCTGGGCCTCCAGGCTTACGAGCTGGCAGCCCCCACGGGCCCCGCCCTCTCGGGGTGGGTGACCGAGGGAGGGGGCAACGGACGCGAAGGACAACCTCGGTAA
- a CDS encoding peptidase M3: MDRPVHSVRARLDDFLAELANLHYRHGAGLSPELPVAALHASFPELSSAESFAAATEALEKARAKNDPLGVRRLQLLRELIAGQVEEGLAAQDVEAVAALEAKAHMAVDDQALSFGEALAQIPHEPNRGRRALLERAVGNFLWKEKGRYGARREAALRTAELLGAKDYPTLREDVSGIALGKLVEAANDTLRATEDAYRDVLGYVLHKIEPTLRSLPGGDARRHDLQAALQAPWMDTFFLRESLIPAVMRWLNDWNFPPTARGRIRIDDEPRPGKARRPFVATVRVPDEIRLVLQPRGGMDALGDLLHESGHAQHRAHAGEALPLELRRLGDASVTEGFAALTERLLLSPEWLKRYLQLPTPVAKDVVRLAAFQALTVLRRHCAKLPYELSLFTHGPSEERAEQYAAGQRRALFVEPHPGYFLFDVDPQLYSARYLRAWALETRLTAWLQERFNEDFWRNPSAAEWLKGLFARGGTDDAETLSTEISGTPLALPEAGARLVAILNH, encoded by the coding sequence ATGGACCGTCCCGTGCACTCCGTGCGTGCGAGGTTGGACGACTTTCTCGCCGAGTTGGCCAACCTCCATTACCGCCACGGCGCAGGCCTCTCCCCAGAGCTGCCCGTCGCTGCCCTCCATGCCTCCTTCCCAGAGCTGTCCTCGGCGGAGAGCTTCGCCGCCGCCACCGAGGCGCTGGAAAAGGCCCGCGCCAAGAATGATCCGCTCGGAGTGCGCCGCCTTCAGCTGCTGAGGGAGCTGATTGCCGGGCAAGTCGAAGAGGGCCTCGCCGCGCAGGACGTGGAGGCGGTGGCGGCGCTGGAGGCCAAGGCCCACATGGCCGTGGACGACCAGGCCCTCTCCTTCGGCGAGGCGCTCGCCCAGATTCCCCACGAGCCGAACCGTGGACGGCGAGCCCTGCTGGAGCGGGCGGTGGGCAACTTCCTCTGGAAGGAGAAGGGGCGGTACGGCGCGCGGCGGGAGGCAGCCCTGCGGACCGCCGAGCTGCTCGGGGCCAAGGACTATCCCACCTTGAGGGAGGATGTGTCTGGCATCGCCCTGGGCAAGCTCGTCGAAGCGGCGAACGACACCCTGCGGGCCACGGAGGATGCCTACCGCGACGTCCTCGGCTACGTGCTGCACAAAATCGAGCCCACCCTGCGCTCGCTGCCCGGAGGGGACGCCCGGCGGCATGACTTGCAGGCCGCGCTCCAGGCCCCCTGGATGGACACCTTCTTCCTGCGCGAGAGCCTGATTCCCGCGGTGATGCGCTGGCTGAATGACTGGAACTTTCCCCCCACCGCCCGGGGACGCATCCGCATCGATGACGAGCCCAGGCCCGGCAAGGCGCGCCGCCCCTTCGTTGCCACGGTGCGCGTGCCCGACGAAATCCGGCTGGTGCTCCAGCCGCGGGGAGGCATGGACGCGCTGGGAGACCTGCTCCACGAGTCCGGCCACGCCCAGCACCGGGCCCACGCCGGCGAAGCGCTGCCCTTGGAGCTGCGCCGCTTGGGGGATGCCTCCGTCACAGAGGGCTTCGCGGCCCTCACCGAGCGCCTCCTGCTCTCTCCCGAGTGGCTCAAGCGCTACCTGCAGCTGCCCACCCCCGTGGCGAAGGATGTCGTCCGGCTCGCCGCCTTCCAGGCCTTGACGGTGCTGAGGCGGCACTGCGCGAAGCTGCCCTACGAACTGTCCCTCTTCACCCACGGGCCCTCGGAGGAGCGGGCCGAGCAATACGCGGCCGGCCAGCGGCGGGCGCTCTTCGTCGAGCCCCACCCGGGCTACTTCCTCTTCGACGTCGACCCCCAGCTCTACTCGGCACGGTACCTGCGCGCCTGGGCTCTGGAGACGCGGCTCACCGCCTGGCTCCAGGAGCGCTTCAACGAGGACTTCTGGCGCAACCCTTCCGCCGCGGAGTGGCTCAAGGGGCTGTTCGCCAGGGGCGGGACCGATGACGCGGAGACGCTCTCCACGGAGATTTCAGGCACGCCGCTGGCGCTGCCCGAGGCGGGTGCCCGCCTCGTGGCCATCCTCAACCACTAG
- a CDS encoding CHAT domain-containing protein has translation MTPSCEQLAAFVDGELSPPEAEAFQAHLTGCEACQAGLMDQVQASVAVHAAGETSRKGTRTPFQPAWARRRTRVLAFATGAVAVLLLGVLAVRTAGAPPKDPLLLAQAETRPLEGWLSYPGAERYRPLATMRSGSASAAALDHRILAELEDRGDFHGVATAYLRAGEFERAEQFLDRVPRSPEVDSDRALAALGRGEHERALVLLEHALASAPESLRAHWNRGVVLRAMSLELAASVEFQRVADKAEPGWSEEAKQLAGGLRTTAEARQKSWQALTEAGQALAFQGTPLPAAMVHRNPGRVRLYLYHALRTATSQEQVLALLPLAQSLDQVSRTRTASSAVQHVAQANFTRRAPLAETYRALLPDPGALPPPEAEAYLERLRRSGEHDLLLGAILLLGAERQHLAEVERLVQGTQDVLWYRGPLVKAQASEEMARGAGLAAEQRLREAVEEYRRAGLDYRSIALQEELSTLYNKLDRRREAMEVARAALEAARRTDDWFHEDLLVFDLVTSARLSHESALARAYLDEYLQRSPEDCTRRAEYHYFRALLAVEALDATGARREVSQAQACPAAPTLFEIAVYGDLLRFGATEAERARAEDRIRLLRQDSSLEPDQRLLLEHLAGRILIERDRPSGQRILREVIAGAEKLRATHIEARKAWSHSYQALVRDAGKAGEFDAAIALLSAELERDAPPACLLAVAGQDERVLFMARGPRGDSRGAYLEGLTRSLHETVPPVPAALLAVLEGCDTVQVLAEPLLQGRPGLLGPDRAWSYLAPKVRGPHAPAAGTSFKHVVVSDVEPPAALGLPRLLPWSRPPELGEVHLRGPSATPEAVLAELTDATQVEFHAHGLSRLGFSDASFLALSPGADGRYALTAADLQGRSLRGAPLVLLAACEANVGALRYHDVWSLPAAFIQAGASSVVAPSSLVPDAEVGAFFQELLERVDRGATAARALRDTRVAWLQKKPTRWVEDLVVFE, from the coding sequence ATGACACCTTCCTGCGAGCAGCTGGCCGCCTTCGTGGATGGCGAGCTTTCCCCCCCGGAGGCAGAGGCCTTCCAGGCGCACCTGACGGGCTGTGAGGCCTGTCAGGCGGGCCTGATGGATCAGGTGCAAGCCAGCGTCGCGGTGCACGCCGCCGGAGAGACGTCCCGGAAGGGCACCCGGACGCCCTTCCAGCCTGCCTGGGCGCGGCGGAGGACCCGCGTCCTCGCGTTCGCCACGGGGGCTGTGGCCGTGCTCCTGCTCGGCGTCCTGGCGGTGCGCACGGCGGGGGCTCCCCCGAAGGATCCCCTGTTGCTGGCCCAGGCGGAGACGCGGCCTTTGGAGGGGTGGCTCAGCTACCCGGGCGCGGAGCGATACCGTCCCCTGGCCACGATGCGGAGCGGTTCGGCGAGTGCCGCGGCGTTGGATCACCGGATCCTCGCGGAACTGGAAGATCGCGGAGATTTCCACGGCGTGGCGACGGCGTACCTGCGCGCCGGGGAGTTCGAGCGCGCCGAGCAGTTCCTGGACCGTGTGCCCCGCTCGCCGGAAGTGGACAGTGACCGCGCGCTGGCGGCGTTGGGGCGGGGAGAGCACGAGCGCGCGTTGGTGCTGCTGGAGCACGCGCTGGCGTCGGCACCGGAGAGCCTGCGGGCTCACTGGAACCGGGGCGTCGTGCTGCGTGCGATGTCCTTGGAACTGGCCGCGTCGGTCGAGTTCCAGCGTGTCGCGGACAAGGCCGAGCCGGGCTGGAGCGAGGAGGCAAAGCAGCTCGCGGGCGGGCTTCGCACCACCGCGGAAGCACGCCAGAAGTCGTGGCAGGCCCTGACAGAGGCGGGGCAGGCGCTTGCGTTCCAGGGGACGCCCCTGCCCGCCGCCATGGTGCACCGCAACCCGGGAAGGGTGCGGCTGTACCTGTACCATGCGCTCCGGACTGCGACGTCGCAGGAGCAGGTGCTCGCGCTGCTGCCGCTGGCCCAGTCGCTGGACCAGGTGTCCAGAACGCGCACGGCGTCCAGCGCCGTCCAGCACGTGGCCCAGGCGAACTTCACGCGGCGCGCTCCCCTGGCGGAGACGTACCGCGCGCTGTTGCCGGATCCAGGGGCGCTGCCGCCTCCCGAGGCGGAGGCATACCTGGAACGGCTCCGTCGCTCGGGGGAGCACGACCTGCTCCTGGGAGCCATTCTGCTGCTCGGTGCCGAGCGGCAGCACCTCGCCGAAGTGGAGCGGCTCGTTCAGGGGACGCAGGACGTCCTCTGGTACCGGGGGCCCCTGGTGAAGGCCCAGGCGTCGGAGGAGATGGCGCGGGGCGCGGGGCTCGCGGCCGAGCAGCGGCTCCGGGAGGCCGTGGAGGAGTACCGGCGGGCGGGCCTGGACTACCGGAGCATCGCGCTTCAAGAGGAACTCAGCACCCTCTACAACAAGTTGGATCGCCGCCGGGAGGCCATGGAGGTGGCGCGCGCGGCGCTCGAAGCCGCCCGCAGGACCGACGACTGGTTCCATGAGGACCTGCTCGTGTTCGACCTGGTGACCAGCGCCAGGCTGAGCCATGAGTCCGCGCTGGCCCGTGCCTACCTGGATGAGTACCTGCAACGCTCCCCTGAAGACTGCACGCGGCGCGCGGAGTACCACTATTTCCGGGCCCTGTTGGCCGTGGAGGCGCTGGATGCCACGGGGGCGCGGCGCGAAGTCTCCCAGGCCCAGGCGTGCCCCGCAGCCCCGACGTTGTTCGAGATCGCCGTCTACGGGGACTTGCTCCGGTTCGGCGCGACCGAGGCCGAACGGGCGCGGGCCGAAGACCGGATCCGCCTCCTCCGTCAGGATTCCTCTCTCGAGCCGGACCAGCGCCTGCTGTTGGAGCACCTCGCGGGCCGCATCCTCATCGAGCGAGATCGCCCCTCGGGGCAACGGATCCTGCGAGAGGTCATCGCCGGGGCGGAGAAGCTGAGGGCGACCCACATCGAGGCGCGCAAGGCCTGGTCGCACAGCTACCAGGCCCTGGTCCGGGACGCGGGCAAGGCCGGGGAGTTCGACGCGGCCATCGCCCTGCTCTCCGCCGAACTCGAGCGGGACGCGCCGCCGGCATGCCTGCTGGCCGTGGCCGGACAGGACGAGCGGGTCCTCTTCATGGCACGAGGCCCCCGGGGCGACTCGCGGGGAGCGTACCTGGAGGGGCTCACCCGCTCCCTGCACGAGACGGTTCCCCCCGTCCCCGCGGCGCTGCTGGCCGTGCTCGAGGGCTGTGACACGGTGCAGGTGCTCGCGGAGCCCCTGCTTCAGGGGCGGCCCGGCCTGTTGGGACCGGACCGGGCCTGGAGCTACCTGGCCCCCAAGGTCCGGGGACCGCATGCCCCAGCGGCGGGGACCTCGTTCAAACACGTGGTGGTGTCGGACGTGGAACCTCCCGCCGCGTTGGGCCTGCCGCGCCTGCTGCCCTGGAGCCGCCCACCGGAACTGGGAGAGGTCCACCTGCGGGGCCCCTCCGCGACCCCGGAGGCCGTGCTGGCCGAGCTCACCGATGCCACCCAGGTGGAGTTCCATGCGCATGGCCTGAGCCGCCTGGGATTCTCCGATGCGTCGTTTCTCGCGCTCTCTCCGGGAGCCGATGGCCGCTACGCCCTGACGGCGGCGGACCTTCAAGGCCGCTCCCTCCGAGGCGCCCCCTTGGTGTTGTTGGCGGCGTGCGAGGCCAACGTGGGGGCGCTGCGCTACCACGATGTGTGGAGCCTGCCCGCGGCCTTCATCCAGGCGGGGGCGAGCTCGGTGGTGGCCCCTTCTTCCCTGGTGCCGGACGCCGAGGTGGGCGCCTTCTTCCAGGAACTGCTCGAGCGCGTCGACCGGGGGGCCACCGCCGCGCGGGCCTTGCGCGACACCCGGGTGGCATGGCTCCAGAAGAAGCCCACGCGATGGGTGGAGGACCTGGTGGTGTTCGAATAA
- a CDS encoding DUF2058 family protein: MQNLRDKLMKAGLVSEDQAKKAETSAPAPRRPPPVQSQRPEGGAPRRDERPARRDERPPRRDERPPRKDERPPRREASRPPPGRPAPAAAERPIPKLPPMPGSKAYQRIESKKQAELDKALRELVQGAQVANEAGETTFYFMTRKGKLRRLELSPTQAKQLEDGVLAVVERPEPAQIEHSLVPAATAEQMFTLSKKAVRFLNRKESPIGFMSDEDVKTQQAAEAAGTAPEIPDEPEADEGAAETESAAPTGEENAAPGSGTPEPQAP, from the coding sequence ATGCAGAACCTGCGCGACAAACTCATGAAAGCAGGCCTCGTATCCGAGGATCAGGCCAAAAAAGCAGAGACAAGCGCCCCGGCCCCTCGCCGCCCGCCCCCTGTCCAGTCGCAGCGCCCTGAGGGTGGGGCGCCTCGCCGGGACGAGCGGCCCGCGCGAAGGGACGAGCGGCCTCCCCGCCGGGACGAGCGGCCCCCGCGAAAGGACGAGCGCCCGCCCCGGCGAGAAGCGAGCCGTCCCCCTCCGGGACGCCCTGCGCCCGCCGCCGCCGAGCGGCCCATCCCCAAACTGCCCCCGATGCCCGGCTCCAAGGCATACCAGCGCATCGAGTCGAAGAAGCAGGCCGAGCTGGACAAGGCCCTGAGGGAGCTGGTGCAGGGCGCCCAGGTGGCCAACGAGGCCGGGGAGACGACGTTCTACTTCATGACGCGCAAGGGCAAGCTGCGCCGGCTGGAGCTGAGCCCCACCCAGGCGAAGCAGTTGGAGGATGGCGTGCTCGCGGTGGTGGAGCGCCCCGAACCGGCGCAGATTGAACACTCGCTGGTGCCAGCCGCCACGGCGGAGCAGATGTTCACGCTCTCGAAGAAGGCCGTGCGCTTCCTCAACCGCAAGGAAAGCCCCATCGGCTTCATGAGCGACGAGGACGTCAAGACCCAGCAGGCCGCGGAGGCCGCGGGCACCGCGCCGGAGATTCCGGACGAGCCCGAGGCCGACGAGGGCGCTGCCGAGACCGAGAGCGCCGCGCCCACCGGCGAGGAAAACGCCGCCCCGGGCTCAGGCACCCCGGAGCCGCAAGCCCCGTAG
- a CDS encoding RNA polymerase sigma factor yields MLASCEAKLEERARFLCRGRNPSDARDLLQDTYERAFRAFHTYDRNAPPMPWLASILVRRFLDMCRHDKRHPEQEFTEAEDQASQEAEPSEPWGGYTLDDVWRAVDLLPEEFRDVVRLKDMEGLSYAQIGKRLGLAPMTVGTRIFRARKKLKDILLKQAGTGGEQ; encoded by the coding sequence GTGCTCGCCAGCTGCGAGGCGAAGCTGGAGGAGCGGGCCCGCTTCCTGTGCCGGGGCAGAAACCCCTCGGATGCGCGGGACCTCTTGCAGGACACCTATGAGCGGGCCTTCCGGGCCTTTCACACGTACGACCGGAATGCGCCCCCCATGCCGTGGCTGGCGTCCATCCTCGTCCGGCGGTTTCTCGACATGTGCCGGCACGACAAGCGCCATCCCGAGCAGGAGTTCACCGAGGCCGAGGACCAGGCGAGCCAGGAGGCCGAGCCTTCCGAGCCCTGGGGGGGCTACACGCTGGACGATGTGTGGCGCGCCGTGGACCTGTTGCCCGAGGAGTTCCGGGACGTGGTGCGGTTGAAGGACATGGAAGGCCTCTCGTACGCGCAGATCGGCAAGCGCCTGGGCCTCGCCCCCATGACGGTGGGGACCCGGATCTTCCGGGCGCGCAAGAAGCTGAAGGACATTCTCCTGAAGCAGGCCGGCACGGGAGGCGAGCAATGA
- a CDS encoding acyl-CoA dehydrogenase family protein — translation MPRAEITDLLLLEELLTDEEKAARDTVARFVDKEVLPIIGHHFREGTFPAHLIPGLAEMGVLGANLQGYGCAGMNTVSYGLILQELERGDSGLRSFASVQGSLCMFPIHAYGSDEQKERFLPGMAQGRLIGCFGLTEPDFGSNPGGMRTRAVKDGDTWVLTGAKAWITNGAIADVAVVWAKTEEGGAESIRGFLVEKGMPGFTAREIPGKFSLRASVTSELSFQEVRVPGRNVLPKVTGLRGPLSCLNNARLGIAFAVTGAAIACFEGAREYALSRKQFDGKSIAGYQLTQEKLADMLQEIVKAQLLALRLARLKDEGKATPVMVSLAKRNNVKAALEIARSARGVYGANGVTDAYPPVRHMLNLESVFTYEGTHEVHTLVLGKAITGIDAFN, via the coding sequence ATGCCGCGCGCGGAGATCACCGATCTGCTCCTGCTCGAGGAGTTGCTGACGGACGAAGAGAAGGCGGCCCGCGATACCGTGGCCCGCTTCGTGGACAAGGAGGTGCTGCCCATCATCGGCCACCACTTCCGCGAGGGGACGTTTCCCGCCCACCTCATTCCAGGCCTCGCGGAGATGGGCGTGCTGGGCGCCAACCTCCAGGGCTACGGCTGCGCGGGGATGAACACCGTCAGCTATGGCCTCATCCTCCAGGAACTGGAGCGGGGGGACTCTGGGCTGCGCTCCTTCGCCTCGGTGCAGGGCTCGCTGTGCATGTTTCCCATCCATGCCTATGGCAGCGATGAGCAGAAAGAGCGGTTCCTTCCGGGCATGGCCCAGGGGCGCCTCATCGGTTGCTTTGGCCTTACCGAGCCGGACTTCGGGTCCAACCCGGGAGGCATGCGGACCCGGGCGGTGAAGGACGGGGACACATGGGTGCTCACCGGCGCGAAGGCGTGGATCACCAATGGCGCCATCGCGGATGTGGCGGTGGTGTGGGCCAAGACGGAGGAGGGGGGCGCCGAGTCCATTCGCGGCTTCCTGGTGGAGAAGGGGATGCCGGGGTTCACGGCGCGGGAGATTCCCGGCAAGTTCTCGCTGCGCGCCTCGGTGACGAGCGAGCTGTCCTTCCAGGAGGTGCGGGTGCCTGGGCGCAATGTGCTGCCGAAGGTGACGGGCCTGCGAGGGCCGCTGTCCTGTCTCAACAATGCGCGCCTGGGAATCGCTTTCGCGGTGACTGGGGCCGCCATCGCCTGTTTCGAGGGGGCCCGCGAGTACGCGCTGTCCCGCAAGCAGTTCGATGGCAAGTCCATTGCCGGCTACCAGCTCACCCAGGAGAAGCTGGCGGACATGCTGCAAGAGATCGTCAAGGCGCAGCTCCTGGCCTTGCGGTTGGCGCGGCTCAAGGATGAGGGCAAGGCGACGCCCGTGATGGTGAGCCTGGCCAAGCGCAACAACGTGAAGGCCGCGCTGGAGATTGCCCGCTCCGCGCGCGGAGTGTACGGCGCCAACGGCGTCACCGACGCGTACCCGCCGGTTCGTCACATGCTCAACCTGGAGAGCGTCTTCACCTACGAAGGCACCCATGAGGTGCACACGCTGGTGCTGGGCAAGGCCATCACCGGCATCGATGCCTTCAACTGA
- the purU gene encoding formyltetrahydrofolate deformylase, producing the protein MMTTSRTAGLHHLALMTTQFETTARLLITCPDRPGIVSAVTTFLYHHGANVTELDQYSTDPTGGRFFMRLEFQTPHLDVSRATLKQSFGDVVGQRFEMDWRLSFAADKPRMGVLVSKHDHALMDLLWRWQRGELRVDIPLVISNHPDLREAVERFGVRFEHVPVEAATHAESEARMLALMEGQADFVVLARYMRILSTGFVSHYPQRIINIHHSFLPAFIGADPYKQAYERGVKLIGATAHYVTSELDQGPIIEQDTARVSHRHAVSELRHLGRDLERQVLARAVRWHAEDRIIVDGNKTIVFA; encoded by the coding sequence ATGATGACAACTTCCCGTACCGCTGGCCTTCACCACCTGGCGCTCATGACCACCCAATTCGAGACGACGGCCCGTTTGCTCATCACCTGCCCCGACCGCCCCGGCATCGTCTCGGCAGTCACCACGTTCCTGTACCACCACGGCGCCAACGTCACCGAGCTGGATCAATACTCCACCGATCCGACCGGGGGCCGCTTCTTCATGCGCCTCGAGTTCCAGACGCCCCACCTGGACGTGTCCCGGGCCACGCTGAAACAGTCGTTCGGAGACGTGGTGGGCCAGCGCTTCGAAATGGACTGGCGGCTGAGCTTCGCCGCCGACAAGCCCCGCATGGGCGTCCTCGTCTCGAAGCATGACCATGCACTGATGGATCTGCTCTGGCGCTGGCAGCGCGGGGAGCTCCGGGTGGACATCCCCCTGGTCATCTCCAACCACCCGGACCTCCGGGAGGCGGTGGAGCGCTTCGGGGTGCGCTTCGAGCACGTCCCGGTCGAAGCGGCCACCCACGCGGAGTCAGAGGCCCGCATGCTGGCGCTGATGGAAGGCCAGGCGGACTTCGTCGTGCTCGCGCGCTACATGCGCATCCTCTCGACGGGGTTCGTCTCGCACTACCCCCAGCGCATCATCAACATCCACCACTCCTTCCTGCCGGCCTTCATCGGCGCGGATCCGTACAAGCAGGCCTATGAGCGGGGGGTGAAGCTGATTGGCGCCACGGCGCACTACGTGACGTCCGAGCTGGACCAGGGCCCCATCATCGAGCAGGACACCGCCCGGGTGTCCCACCGCCACGCGGTGTCCGAGCTGCGCCACCTCGGGAGGGACCTGGAGCGCCAGGTGCTGGCACGCGCCGTGCGCTGGCACGCCGAGGATCGCATCATCGTCGATGGCAACAAGACCATCGTCTTTGCGTAA